The proteins below are encoded in one region of Rhizobacter sp.:
- a CDS encoding class I SAM-dependent methyltransferase produces the protein MKRLLKAALARAGWELARTSDRDAQAIADLSAADQHIIQRVSPFTMTSLERRASLLGAVDHIVKHRIAGDIVECGVWRGGSMMAVALALMARGDTSRHLYLYDTFEGMSEPTEHDKALSGELAQTQLARTDREHPLWAVAGLEDVKANLASTGYPAERIHYVQGKVEDTIPATLPKQIALLRLDTDWYESTRHELQHLYPLLAKHGPLIIDDYGHWQGARQAVDEYFANAAEPVFLHRVDYTARLHIKA, from the coding sequence ATGAAAAGACTCCTCAAAGCCGCCCTGGCGCGCGCCGGTTGGGAACTGGCCCGTACCAGCGACCGTGACGCCCAGGCGATCGCCGATCTGTCGGCCGCCGACCAGCACATCATCCAGCGTGTCTCGCCCTTCACGATGACGAGCCTGGAGCGGCGCGCCAGCCTGCTCGGCGCCGTCGACCACATCGTCAAGCACCGCATCGCCGGCGACATCGTCGAATGCGGCGTGTGGCGCGGCGGCAGCATGATGGCCGTTGCGCTTGCGCTGATGGCCCGTGGCGACACCTCGCGCCACCTGTACCTCTACGACACCTTCGAGGGCATGAGCGAGCCCACCGAGCACGACAAGGCACTGAGCGGCGAACTCGCGCAGACGCAACTCGCCCGCACCGACCGCGAGCACCCGCTGTGGGCCGTGGCCGGGCTGGAAGACGTGAAGGCCAACCTGGCTTCGACCGGCTACCCGGCCGAGCGCATCCACTACGTGCAGGGCAAGGTCGAAGACACCATCCCGGCGACGCTGCCCAAGCAGATCGCCCTGCTGCGCCTCGACACCGACTGGTACGAATCCACCCGCCACGAGCTGCAGCACCTCTACCCGCTGCTCGCGAAACACGGCCCGCTCATCATCGACGACTACGGCCACTGGCAAGGTGCCCGCCAGGCGGTGGACGAGTATTTCGCCAACGCCGCTGAGCCAGTGTTCCTGCATCGCGTGGACTACACCGCGCGCCTGCACATCAAGGCATGA
- a CDS encoding oligosaccharide flippase family protein, translated as MTAATAPKLSRTLPAVYAAAAVRLLLPVLVLPLMATRMGPEEFGRLSFVLVWSALLAMVVEGGFLAAATRLAVNADAPRRWQLAQQVFSARCVLCVPAVLLSIVAVQLAGHGGEPWADTLTIAALACALGWPATWYLQATQQLARWAQVELVVYALLIAASWAFAHSAVVYLTLQLVASTVLAALGWWWLRRDLPGEHGLWSAPAVRPGLRLGWTMMPVSIAGAAYSYALPAAASLQMSKPDLGTYFMADRLVRAVLNAAEPVFAVVYPRIVTLFQQGARTALRYAARWSVGGAAVGLVLYALGVAGWQLIEPLVLSRAANIDLATLRATMLVLGALLPLLLGWKFIGYWMLGSGRFDTAYRSCVVIGGIAGTLGAATYGGAAGAVGLAWVAIGVELLVMAVAVGGMWLTARR; from the coding sequence ATGACGGCGGCCACAGCACCGAAGCTTTCGCGCACCTTGCCGGCGGTCTATGCCGCCGCGGCGGTGCGCCTGCTGCTGCCGGTGCTGGTGTTGCCGCTGATGGCCACGCGCATGGGGCCGGAGGAGTTCGGCCGCCTGAGCTTCGTGCTGGTGTGGAGTGCGCTGCTCGCGATGGTGGTGGAGGGGGGCTTTCTCGCTGCGGCGACGCGCCTCGCCGTCAATGCTGACGCGCCGCGCCGCTGGCAGCTCGCGCAGCAGGTGTTCAGCGCACGCTGTGTGCTGTGTGTGCCGGCGGTGTTGCTGTCCATCGTGGCCGTGCAGCTGGCGGGCCACGGCGGCGAGCCCTGGGCCGACACGCTGACCATCGCGGCCCTGGCCTGCGCGCTCGGCTGGCCGGCCACCTGGTACTTGCAGGCCACGCAGCAGCTCGCGCGCTGGGCGCAGGTAGAGCTTGTCGTCTACGCGCTGCTCATCGCGGCGAGCTGGGCGTTTGCCCACAGCGCGGTCGTCTACCTCACGCTGCAACTCGTCGCCTCGACCGTGCTGGCCGCCCTTGGCTGGTGGTGGCTGCGGCGCGACCTGCCCGGCGAACACGGCCTGTGGAGCGCGCCCGCCGTGCGCCCCGGCCTGCGCCTGGGGTGGACGATGATGCCGGTCTCCATCGCCGGGGCCGCGTATTCCTATGCCTTGCCGGCCGCGGCGTCACTGCAGATGAGCAAGCCCGATCTGGGCACCTACTTCATGGCCGACCGCCTCGTGCGCGCCGTGCTCAACGCGGCCGAGCCGGTGTTCGCGGTGGTGTACCCGCGCATCGTCACGCTCTTCCAGCAGGGTGCGCGCACGGCCTTGCGCTACGCCGCGCGCTGGAGCGTGGGCGGGGCCGCGGTCGGCCTCGTGCTCTATGCCCTCGGCGTGGCCGGCTGGCAGTTGATCGAGCCGCTGGTGCTGAGCCGTGCCGCCAACATCGACCTCGCCACGCTGCGCGCCACGATGCTGGTGCTCGGCGCCTTGCTGCCGCTGCTGCTGGGCTGGAAGTTCATCGGCTACTGGATGCTCGGCAGCGGCCGCTTCGACACCGCCTACCGCAGCTGCGTGGTGATCGGTGGCATCGCCGGCACGCTGGGCGCCGCGACCTACGGCGGCGCGGCCGGTGCCGTCGGCCTGGCCTGGGTGGCGATCGGCGTCGAGTTGCTGGTGATGGCGGTGGCGGTCGGTGGCATGTGGCTCACCGCGCGCCGCTGA